In the genome of Populus alba chromosome 11, ASM523922v2, whole genome shotgun sequence, one region contains:
- the LOC118062661 gene encoding uncharacterized protein, with protein sequence MHCLHHSLSPLPSFAKSADKTAKKSTFASCKTLQIRAMRAVVQRVTSASVEVDGHMVSEIGPGLLVLVGLHESDTDSNADYICRKVLNMRLFTNESTGRGWDQNVMQRNYEVLLVSQFTLYGVLKGNKPDFHVAMPPQKAKPFYESLVDKFRKAYRPDAIKDGVFGAMMKVNLVNDGPVTMQLDSSQSSKSTNEETGKTIN encoded by the exons ATGCACTGCCTCCACCACTCGCTCTCTCCTCTTCCATCCTTCGCCAAGTCCGCCGACAAAACTGCCAAGAAGTCCACCTTTGCCAGCTGCAAAACTCTCCAAATCAGAGCCATGAGAGCCGTAGTCCAGCGAGTCACCTCTGCCAGTGTGGAG GTTGATGGCCACATGGTATCGGAGATTGGACCAGGCCTTCTTGTTCTTGTTGGGCTTCACGAGTCTGATACCGACTCCAATGCTGATTACAt ATGCCGTAAAGTGTTGAACATGAGGTTGTTTACAAACGAGAGTACTGGCAGAGGATGGGACCAGAAT GTTATGCAGAGAAATTACGAAGTTCTGTTAG TGAGCCAATTTACATTGTATGGGGTGTTGAAGGGAAACAAGCCGGATTTTCATGTAGCAATGCCACCCCAGAAGGCAAAACCTTTCTATGAATCTTTGGTTGATAAATTTCGGAAAGCTTACAGACCGGATGCAATAAAAG atggtgTGTTCGGAGCAATGATGAAG GTTAATTTAGTGAATGATGGACCGGTCACAATGCAACTTGACTCTTCACAATCATCCAA GAGCACTAATGAGGAAACAGGAAAAACCATTAATTGA
- the LOC118062660 gene encoding peroxidase 19, translating into MYFFTVLSCPAYTTIMPSLSSSSSSCSTCTFLLSFLFALTASNCAAREISSTSSPRQLSVDYYAKTCPQLEQLVGSVTSQQFKEAPVSGPATIRLLFHDCFVQGCDASILISTTPGSEVLAEKDAEDNQDLRVEGFQTISKAKALVESKCPGVVSSADILAIAARDYVHLAGGPYYQVKKGRWDGKISMASRVPYNIPRANFTVDQQLKLFNSKGLTLEDLVVLSGAHTFGFAHCKQFVSRLYNYRGSKQPDPDMDPRLLKALRMSCPQFGGNSDTVAPFDVTTPFVFDHAYYGNLEAKLGLLASDQALFLDPRTKPLVLQLGTDKHKFFQAFAAAMEKMGSIGVERGT; encoded by the exons ATGTATTTCTTCACTGTCCTAAGCTGCCCTGCATATACAACAATCATgccttctctttcttcttcttcttcttcttgttccaCTTGCACTTTCTTGCTTAGTTTCTTATTTGCTCTAACCGCCTCAAATTGTGCAGCCAGAGAAATCAGCAGTACTAGCAGCCCACGCCAATTATCTGTTGATTACTACGCAAAAACATGCCCTCAACTTGAGCAACTTGTTGGTTCAGTCACTTCCCAGCAGTTCAAAGAAGCGCCAGTTTCTGGGCCAGCCACCATTCGCCTTCTCTTCCATGACTGCTTTGTACAG GGCTGTGATGCATCAATATTGATATCAACAACGCCTGGAAGTGAAGTGTTGGCAGAGAAGGATGCAGAGGACAATCAGGACTTAAGGGTAGAGGGATTTCAGACTATAAGCAAGGCCAAGGCCTTGGTGGAGAGCAAGTGCCCTGGCGTTGTTTCTAGTGCAGATATTCTTGCAATTGCAGCCAGAGATTATGTCCACCTT GCAGGAGGTCCTTATTACCAAGTAAAGAAAGGAAGGTGGGATGGAAAGATATCAATGGCGTCAAGGGTCCCTTACAACATTCCTAGGGCAAATTTCACAGTTGATCAACAACTAAAACTCTTCAACTCCAAAGGACTGACACTTGAGGACCTCGTTGTTCTTTCTGGTGCTCATACATTTGGATTTGCACACTGTAAGCAATTTGTTAGCCGACTCTACAACTACCGTGGCTCTAAGCAGCCTGATCCTGACATGGATCCAAGGCTACTAAAGGCTCTCAGAATGTCCTGCCCACAATTCGGTGGGAATTCAGACACTGTTGCTCCTTTCGATGTGACCACTCCATTTGTGTTTGATCATGCTTATTATGGGAATTTGGAGGCTAAATTGGGCTTGTTGGCCTCAGACCAAGCTCTATTTTTGGACCCAAGAACCAAGCCCTTGGTTCTACAACTAGGAACGGATAAGCATAAATTCTTCCAAGCATTTGCAGCAGCCATGGAAAAGATGGGTTCGATAGGAGTGGAAAGGGGAACATGA